The genome window TTGCGATGCCCACCGAAATTCCTCCTTTGGAGTACCCCACTGGAGCACCCCGATCTGAGCATATTGGGGAACGGGAATCGGGCGCAGGACCTTGTATTGGAGGATGTATGACCGAGATCCCAAAACGTGGCCACTTCATCGGCGGCCAGGAGCGCGTTCCGGACGGCGCGCAGACATTCGAAACCCGGAATCCGGCGACCGGCGCGGTGTTGGCCACCGTGACCGAAGCCGACGGCGCGATCGTCGATCAGGCCGTGGCCGATGCCCAACGGGGCTTTCTGGAATGGTCGGCGCTTTCCGGCGCCGAGCGCGGGCGGCGGTTGTGGCAAGCGTCACGGATTGTCAGGGACCGGCGCGACAAGTTGGCCCGGCTCGAAGTTCAGGATACCGGCAAGCCGATCGCCGAAGCCCCCGAGGCCGATATCGACAGCTGCGCGGATTGCATCGAATATTTCGCCGGGGCGGCCAGCAAGATCGAAGGCCGGCATATGGATCTGGGCGGCGACTTCGCCTATACGCGCCGGGAACCGCTAGGCGTTTGCGCGGGCATCGGGGCCTGGAACTATCCGATCCAGATCGCCGGCTGGAAATCGGCGCCGGCTCTCGCGGCCGGCAATGCGATGGTCTACAAGCCGTCGGAAATGACGCCGCTGACCACTCTGGAGCTGGCGAATATCTACATTGAGGCGGGCGTGCCGGCCGGTGTGTTCAACGTCGTACAGGGGACTGGCGCTGTCGGCAGTGCCCTAGCCAGCCATCCTGGAATCGCCAAGGTTTCGTTCACCGGATCGGTCCCAACCGGCCGGCGCGTCATGGCGGATGCCGCAGAAACGCTCAAGGACGTGACGATGGAACTGGGCGGCAAATCGCCGCTGATCGTCTTCGACGATGCCTCGATCGAGGATGCCGTCAACGCGTCGATGCTGGCGAATTTCTATACCCAGGGTGAAATCTGCACCAACGGGACCCGCGTCTTCCTTCAGGAGGGCATCGCCGACGCCTTCCTGGAACGGCTGCTGGAAAAGACCGCGCGCCTCAGGATAGGCGATCCCGGCGACCCGGAAACCGACATCGGGTCGCTTATCAGCCCGACGCATATGGGCAAGGTGCTCGATTTCATCAATGGCGGTGTCGCGGCGGGCGCAAAGCTTCTCTGCGGCGGCAAACAGGTGACGACGCCGCCGCTCGACAAGGGCAGCTTTGTCGAGCCGACCGTGTTCGACGGCTGCACCGACGACATGCATCTGGTCCGCGAGGAAATATTCGGGCCGGTCATGTCGGTGCTGCGCTTTTCCGACGAAGCCGAGGTCGTGCGGCGCGCCAACGGTACCGATTTCGGTCTGGCGGCCGGGGTCTTCACGGCGAACATCCAGCGTGGCCATCGCATGGCTGCCGCACTCAAGACCGGGACCTGCTGGATCAACAGCTACAATCTGACACCGATCGAGATGCCGGTGGGCGGGGTGAAGCAATCCGGGATCGGCCGCGAGAATTCGATGGTCGCGATCGACCACTATACACAGCTCAAAAGCGTCTATGTCGCTATGGGGCCGGTCGAGACACCGTATCGCTAACCCGCATATCGGGCACCGACAAGAAACGCCGAGTGAAGAACAGGGGACAGGCAGAAGATGGGAATCGAGCGTATATTGACGTCATTGGGCGTGGACGTTGCCACGCGCCGCGCCGCGCCGGGTTCGGCGGCACCGGTCACGGTCCGGTCGCCGATCGACGGATCGGAACTGGCGACCCTGGCAGGGCAGACAACCGCCGACTGCGACCGCGCCATCGCCAATGCCGTTACGGCCTTTTCATCCTGGCGCGCGGTTCCCGCTCCCCGGCGTGGCGAACTGGTGCGCCTTCTCGGCCAGGAACTGCGTGACCACAAGGAAGAACTGGGCACGCTCGTCACCTACGAGAACGGAAAGATCTATCAGGAAGGGCTGGGCGAAGTTCAGGAGATGATCGACATCTGCGACTTCGCTGTCGGTCTGTCACGCCAGCTCTACGGTCTGACCATCGCATCCGAACGGCCCGGCCATTCGATGCGCGAGACATGGCATCCCCTCGGCCCGATCGGCATCATCACGGCGTTCAATTTTCCGGTTGCCGTCTGGTCGTGGAACACGGCCATCGCGCTCGTCTGCGGCGATCCGGTCGTCTGGAAGCCGTCGGAGAAGACACCGCTGACAGCGCTGGCCTGCGAGGCGCTGCTGCGCCGCGCCATGATGCGCCTGGGCGGCGATGCGCCCGACGGTTTGCTGAGCGTCCTGATTGGCGGCGCCGATCTGGGCGAACGACTGGCTGACAGCCCGGCACTGCCGCTGATCTCCGCAACCGGTTCGACCCGCATGGGCCGGGCGGTGGCGCCGCGCGTCGCCGGTCGTCTGGGCCGCACGGTGCTGGAACTCGGTGGCAACAACGCCATGATCGTTACGCCCAGCGCGGATATCGACATGGCCGTGCGGGGTATCGTGTTCGGTGCGGTCGGCACCGCCGGCCAGCGCTGTACGTCGCTCAGACGCCTGATCGTTCACGACGATGTTTATGACGTCCTGTTGCCAAAACTGATTGCTGCCTATCGGTCCATCCGGATCGGCGATCCGCGGATGGCCGAGACGCTGGTCGGGCCGCTGATCGACCAGTCGGCCGCCGATGCCATGGACAAGGCGTTGCAGCAGGCGGCGGCCGAGGGCGGGGTCGTGCACGGCGGCGGGCCGGCCGACGACGTTCCGGCCGGTGGCGTCTATCGCCGCCCCGCTCTGGTCGAAATGCCGGAACAGAACGCTCTTGTCCGCGACGAGACCTTTGCCCCGATCCTTTATGTACTGCGTTATCGCGATTGGGAAACTGCGCTTCATCTGCAGAACGACGTGCCCCAGGGGCTGTCGTCCTGCGTGTTCACCACGGATGTGCGGGAAGCCGAATCCTTCCTTTCACCGACCGGCAGCGACACCGGGCTGGCGAATGTGAATATCGGTCCGTCCGGCGCCGAGATCGGCGGCGCATTCGGCGGCGAGAAGGACACCGGCGGCGGCCGCGAAAGTGGCTCGGACGCCTGGAAGGCCTATATGCGCCGCCAGACCGCAACCATCAATTACAGCCGGGAACTGCCCTTGGCCCAGGGTGTGCGGTTCGACTTCTGAGGCGGGCCGACGCACTGTCAACGCTCTACCGGAACGTGTATATCCCGGACGGCGCCTCCGCGCCTCCGGGGCCGGGTTGAAGGATTGACGTTGCCGCCGATCGTGGTTCGGGATCGACCGTTGCCTTGCACTTTAACTGGCAGAGTCGCACAGTCTCCTGCGCCTTCGCCCCTGCGGTGCCGGCACCGCATCTTCGCTATAGCCTCGGAGGGGTCATGACCGGGACGACTGTATTCCTGCCCAAGCATATCATGCGACTCTGCGCGATCGGAACGCTTCTGCAGGAGGGCCAAATGACCTATCGCGCGCTTGCGGAATCCGTGCGCGATTTCTCGGCCCATCTGGTGGGGCCGTCGCTTGATCTGATGGGGTCGTCGATGGAGGTCCTGCGCTACGAGGGGCTGATTGCCACCGTCGGCCAGACGGATCTGCAATCGCCGTCCAATGCGGAGTCCCTGCTGCATGTGACCGCTCATGGCACGGATGAGTTCGTCAACCTGATGACGACGCCGACCGAATTGACGGTCGGTGATCAGACCAAGCTCGTGATTACGCTGAAAGTACGTTTCCTTCATCTGCTGCCGCCGGAAACCCGGAGCCGGCAGGCCGAGGAACTGGCTGACCACTACGAGGGCGCGCTGACGCGCCTCAGAACACTGAACGGTCTGTACGAGCGGGAGCCGGGTCACCTTTCGGATTGGCTGGCGCATGATATCGCGCAGATGGAACGGCGGCTGGACTGGTTCCGGGCGTTGGCCGACAGCGTGGCGGGCGACAGGTCAGCAGCCGCCACGGATCGCGACGGTTCATGACGTCATGATCCTCCAGATCGTCCTGATCGTGGCGCTGATCGCCGTCCTGTTCCCGAAATTCCGGCGCCGGTTGAAGGGCTTTACCGGTCTGGTCTTCGCCGCCGTGCTGCTTTTCATCTTTGTGGCCACGCTCGCGCAATAAGGCGCCCCGTTCCCGTTCCCGTCAGCCGCCGCGCGGGCGATGGACTCAAGAATCCAAATGCGTTAGGTTGTCTCCCATTAATACAACTTAAACGAACGGAAACCATGATAGCGGTTGGCTCAGCCATCCCTGAAAGGAGATTCTATGTTCAGTACCACACGTTTTGCGACCATGTCCCTTGCTGCAGTGCTCGCTTTTGGAATCGGGGCGCCGGCCAGCGCCGGTACCGATTTCGGCAGCCATGAAGACGTCATGGAAATCCTGCCGGATCTCGTCGCCTTTACCCAGGAGAACGGATCCGACGCCGCGATCGCGGCAATGGACGACCCCGATCACCGCTTTGGCGCCACCTCTGTCGGCCTCATGATCTGGGTGGATGGCAGCATGGGGATGCACAACAAGTACCCCGACCTCGCAGGTATCGATTTCAGTCAGTTGCAGGACCTGAGAGGCAACTATGTGATCGAGGAATTTACTGCAGCCGCTGAAGCTGGCGGTGAATACTCGCTAAATTACTGGCCGCATTACGACGATGAAACGGAATATGAGTATCACTGCTATTCAACGTGGGTCGAAGAGCCGGACATCCTGGCGACAGGCTGCCGTTGATTGGTTGGTATGCCGCCGTTTCGGAGGTGACCTCCGGCCGGCACACCACCAGGACCTGGTGATCATCTGAATCAGCTTGTCACAATATGCGGCGGATCCCCTTTTATGGGGATCCGCCGTTTCGTTATCTTGCGGTCCGTCGTGGCGGCGGTTTCATCGTCGATCCGCCGCATCTCAGGCCTTCATGGGCAGCCAGCCCGTCGCCGGAAGCCCCAGCTTTTTGACCAGCACCTCTTCCGTCGTCTGCAAAGCGCCTTCGACCCATCCCTGCTGATTTGAATAGGCCTCACCGCAAACATAGACGGGCATATCGTCGAACGGCTTAAGCATACCGGCTTTTACTTCCCAGGACCGTGCACCGATATTCCAGCTGTTCCAGCCGCCGCCGAACGGCTCGGCCGACCAGTTCGCATAGGCCGCGACATAGGGTTCGGGTATGTAGTTGATAGCGTGGATGCTGCGCAACTGATCCTGGACGGTGCGGACCATGTTGGTGATCGAAAGGTCCTCGTGATTGCGCAGGTCGATGATGCCCGCCAGGCTTCCGTGCCTGTTTCCGGTCAGTGGAACCCAGAAGTTTTTCTCCCGACCATCACAATAGCTGGCCATCATCAGAGAGTTCTGGTCGTCGTTGGTTATCCCGCCGGTGGACTCCGGCGTATCATTGAAGAAGCCGTCATAGTTCGACCCCCAATAGTAGATCTGCCGCAGCGACAGATCGGTAACGGTCTGACCGGCCTTCATACCGAGCTGGCGCCACCAGGGATACGGATAGCCCATGAACAGTTTGAACATCGGCAGCGAGGTTACCGATGTCGTCATTGAGACGAAGTGGCTGGTCCGGGGCATGGACAGGCGGTCGAGAGACCGTTTCGGCATGGCCAGTACGAGATGTTCAGCGGTGAGCGACTCTTCGTCGGCTAGATTGAGTCTGACGCCGGCGTAAGGTGAATCCAGCGGCTCCCAGCCTTTGACCTCCTGTTGCCGGAACGTTATGCCCTTGTCGATCGCCTCCTTCAGCAATCGTTTGGGCAGAGCGTCGAAACCTGCTCTGATCGAAGTAAAAGCCGCGCCCGCGCAGAAATCCGCGACGAACCAGGGAATCGCATCGGCGGCATTCCAGTTGCCCACAGTCGTATTATAGCCACAGGCAGTATGGACAAATCGATAGGCCTCGGGCGAAAGAACCCGTTCCAACAGATTCCACAGCCCTAATGTGTAAAGTGGTTGTCCGTCGACCATGAAGGTCCGCTTGATTTCTTCCCATTCGTCCTCTGATTTATAGACTGCGTCGGGAACGATGCAGTTGAGGGCATGGGTCAGCAGGGATAGCGGGTCGCGCCCACGCTCCAGGGGGGCAAGATCGTAAGGTACCTTGGACTCGTCCTTCAGATCGGGCGTTCGCAGATACTTGTTGCGGACATAGGCCATGTTGTTTCTCGAGTCGACCGCAAAGGGGACCGTCTCGAAATTGACCGGATCGCGTTGCTGCAGATCCAGCACCAGGTTGGTCACCATCGGCTGGGATGTCAGATATCGCATGCCGCCCAGTTCCGCGCGGCGGACACCGCCAAGGCCCGGAAGGGCTACCGATTTCAGGCGCCCACCGATTTCAGGCAACATTTCGAACAGGGCGATCCGCGATGGGTCGACGGCGCCGGACATGGCCAGACGCCAGGCGGCGAACGTACCGGCGACACCGCCGCCCACTACGACATGAGAAAAATCGGTCCGATTCATGTATGTGTCCTTGCATGTGTTCAGAAAGGGCCATGCGTTCAGAAAGGGCCTGTTGGTGTTGGATGCCGGTTCCACCGGGAAAAAGGCTTTTCCGCCTCATGCGGGCGCGCCAACACCTTTCGCGGCTTTATCCGGGCTCACGACCCAGGCTCTCGACCCAGGCTCATGGATTCCGCTGAGCGGCGAACACGGCCGCCTCGACGAGTGTCGCGCCGAGCATTGGCGTTACGCCCAGCCGCCCGAAGCCGTTGGCGCCAAACCATTCGGCATAAGCCATAACCATCGCGCGATCCTGGAGCCCCGCATCATCGAATCGCGTCGTCTGCACAACCTGAACGCTGTCGATCTCGCTCGATTGGGTGACGTAGAATGGCGTTGTGTCGACCAGTTGCAGTTCCTGGCGTTTGGCAGCTGCACGCTCCAGGTTCCGGCCGAGATCCGCATACCAGGTTTGGGTAAGCTCGCCGATGAGCAACCATCCGAACGGGCTGTGCCGGAATTGCGGATCGGCTGGCGGGTGGACGAAGGAAGCGATCGTTTGCGGCGCATCGTCGACCGTCAGCACGGGGATCGGACTGAACGATGACCATTCCTGGCCGGCCATCCACAAGGAATAGGCGACGATGGTCTGCGTGCTGCCCAGACTGTGGTCGCCGGCGGCGCCAGTCCATTCCTTGGGCGGCGGCGTGCTGAGGAATTGGGTAAAGCTGTACTGGGCCTGAGAAAAATAGAGCCCGAGGTCCGTTTCGCCCGCCAGACCGGGCAGAATCGGTCGGATGCCGAGTTGCTGGAATTTTACCCGCATGTCGTTGAGGTTCTGGCGGAAACATCGGTCCCAGCCAGGGGTGAGCTTCCCGGGAATGAACCAGCCTCTGTGGGTATAGCCCATTCCGGCTTCCCGCCCGTCAGCGCCAGATTGAGAATCGATCCGCATGCCGCCCCCCTGCCATATTTCCGATAGGTCAACGCATCATCTGATGTGCGATATACAACCTAAAGTAGCTATAAATCATTAAAAAGCAACTAATAGGAAAGATAATTTTCTCCCATATGAATGTGACGTTTTGTCCATCCGGCCGTTGGGCCCGACAACGTTTGCGTCGAACTCATCCAGCGGCGTGAGAAGGGTGCCGGTGTTTCGCAGTCACAGCTCTTACGGAGGGATGAATTCGGAGGCCCCGGTTCTATGTCATGAGAATTATGCCGGGGGCGTAGGGTCGGTGGACAGTGCGCCGACAGGATCATGGCAACAGCAGAAGGGAGAGTCCGCAATGTCGACACGGTTCACCATCGCGCATGGAGTAGCGGCCGCTGCTGTCCTCGCGCTTCATAGCGGGGCCGCTGCGGCCGACGCGGCCCGGACTTTCAGCGCGGGAGATTATGAGGTTAGGGCGGTGACGGTGGTTGACGGGCTTGAACACCCGTGGAGCATGGCTTTCCTGCCCGACGGCGCTGTTCTCGTCACCGAAAGGCCCGGCCGCCTCAGGATCGTGCGCGACGGCAGACTTGCCCCGGAGCCCCTTTCGGGCGTCCCCGAGGTCGTTGCGTCGGGGCAGGGCGGGCTTCTCGATGTCGTTCTTCACCCCGATTTCGAGGCCAATTCGCTGGTATATCTGAGCTACGCGGCCCAGGGACCCGGTGGAGCGACAACCGCCATTGCCCGCGGGCGGTTCGACGGCGAGGCGCTGGTCGATACGTCAACGATCTTCATGGCAGAGGCCGAAGGGGCAACAGGCCGTCATTTCGGCGGCCGCATGGTGTTCGATCCCGACGGGTACCTCTACCTCACTATTGGCGACAGGGGGGAAATGGACCGCGCCCAGGACACGGGCGATCATGCGGGCACCACATTGCGCCTTCGCGACGACGGTAGTGTTCCGGAGCAAAATCCGTTCGTTGATGACGAGGCTGCGCTGCCGGAGATATTCACCTTTGGCAATCGCAATGGACAGGGGCTGGCCGTTCATCCTGACACCGGGGCCGTCTGGCAGCACGAGCATGGCCCCCGGGGCGGTGACGAGATCAACGTCCTGCGCGCCGGATTGAACTATGGTTGGCCCGAGGTGACGTATGGCATCGGCTATAGCGGCGGGCAGATTGCTGAATCGGCGACCGGGCCGGGATTCGAGCCGCCGCTCAAGCACTGGACACCGTCAATCGCGCCGTCGGGCATGGCCTTTTACACCGGCGACGTTTTCCCGGTGTGGCAGGGCGATATCTTCGTCGGTGCTCTTGCCGGCCAGCATCTGGCGCGCGTGTCCTTCGACGGAACGCAGGAAGTCGGGGAAGAGCAGATGATGACCGATTTCGGCTGGCGGATCCGGGCGGTCACCCAGGGGCCGGACGGTCACCTTTATCTGCTTGTCGATGCCGCCGACGCACCGATGGTTCGCCTGGAGCGGGCCGATCCCTGATCAAGGTCTCACCGGCGATCAGTACAGGTGCTGTCCGCCGGTGACGAAGATCTCGGTACCGGTGACATAGGCGCTGTCGCTCGTGCACAGCCAATAGATCACCGACGCGACGTCCTGGGGCACACCCAGCCGATTCAACGGTATCCGGGGCAGCAGCATGGCGGTTTCAGGCGACAGCATGGCGGTTTCAATCTCGCCCGGCGCGACAGCGTTCACCCGGACGCCGATCTCGCCGAGTTCGACGGCCATCTCGCGGGTCAGGGCGGACAGCGCCGCCTTGGACGTCGAATAGGCGGAACCGGCGAACGGATGGCTTGCGTGGCCGGCGATCGAGGTGACATTGACGATCGCGCCGGGTCCTTTGGCCAGAGCCGAAGCGAATCCTCGTGCCAGTTCGATCGGTGTGAAGAAATTCAGCTCGAAGACCCGCCGCCATTCGTCGATGTCGCCATTCAGGCACCCCAGGCGTTCCTTGTACGGCGTTTTGGGCGACATACCGGCATTGTTGATCAACGCACCCAAAGCCCCGTCATCCAGCAGCGTCGTCGCGCGTTTGATGAACGACGCACGGCTTTCCGCGTCGCCGAGATCGGCCGTGATGTGGTGGGTCCAGTTGGGGTCGCGCTGACATTCCGCCGGGACGTCTTCGCGGCTTGCGGTAATGATTCGCCAGCCAGCATCGGAAAACCGCTTGACGGTGGTATGACCGATCCCGCGGCTGGCGCCGGTGAGGATAACGGTCGGTCGGGTATTGCTGCGATCGCTTGTCATGCGTGGAAGATAGGCGTTCGCATTGCTGACGGCCATAGGGCCAATAGTCTCGCGGGTCAGAAATGTTCAAGCTTCCGCGGCCGGCGGCGCATCAAGCCGCGCGGCCGCTGGTTCTGGCGGTTTATTTTTTTCTCAGAGCGGCGGGCGCAATGGTCGATACGCGCGTGATCCGAAATGGCAACTGCTCTTCATCATGTTCAGTGATGGTTATGTAGTCGCCTTCAACGAGGATGTGACGGTCGAGCGCGAAGATCGGCTCGTCGATATCCTCCTCCATGCCATCATAATGGAACACCCATCGGCCGCCGCGGGTGCGGCGAAGATGCCCGTGCTGATCGTCTTCGCCCGGCCAGAAGCGGCGCACCGTGCAATAGGGCGCATCGTCGGCCCAGGAACTGCTGTCGAGATGGCCATCCTCGGTCAACGGTGCCACGAAATCATAGCCGCGATCCTGACTGCCGTTGGGAAAGTCATGAGTGCGCGCCAGTTCGAGTCTGATCCGCTTCAGCGGCATGACGTGGTCCTTTCCCGGTTTCCGATCGGCCCAGTGTACGCGGTCTGGTCTTAATGCGCTATCAGCACGGGTATGGTGGCGTTGGAGAGGACATGATTGGTGACGCCGCCCAGGATCATCTGGCGCCACCGGCTGTGGCCGTAGCCGCCCATGATCAGAATACCGGCACCCAGATCCGTCGCGCGTGACAGTAGGGCAGCGCCAACCGCCCGCCCGCCGGCGTCGACGCTCTGGCTCTGTGCTTCGATGCCGTGCCGTGCCAGATTGTCGACGATGCGCTCGCCTGCGTCGGCCGCCGTCTTGTCCGTGCCGGCCGTCAGGATGTGAACGGCTTCCGCACCCGTCAGCAGCGGCATACCGCCGGCCAGGGCGTGAGCGGCCTGCGGTGTGGGGCTCCATGCAACCGCAAGGGACCCGTTCAGTCTGTCGGGAACGGTCGATGGAACGATCAGAAGTGGACGGCCCGTCCCGATCAGCGCTTCTTCGATGGTCAGTAGAGGCTGCGGACTGTCCTTTTCCCCGGCGCGATCCAGCACGATTACATCGGCGGTGATGCCCGCCCTGACGACGACGTCGTCCTCGCGCCCTTCCATTTCCCGAAACTGGTAGCTGGGTTTGCCCGGACCTGGTGCGGCGTCGTGCGCGATCAGGCCGATATCCTGCACCATCGCCATAGCGGATTCTTCGGCAACAGATTTACGGCGGTCGGTTTCCGACCGTGCCGCGGAGACCAGGTGTTCGATGACGCTGGCGGATACACCCTCGCCGGTCGTCGGGACGAGATCGATGGCCCGCGGCCGGGCGAAAACGATATCCACATGACCGTTGAAAAGCACGGCCAACGCGCCCGCAGCCTTGAGCGTCGGGGCATCGCCATCGTCGCCAGAAACCAGGGCGAGTATTGATTTATATGCCGGTGAATGCGTCATAGCGGCTGTCCTCCTCTTGCGGCGGCGAAAAGCACGACCGGAATCATGCCCGCCGTGACGGCGTTCCCGTCTTCGACCTAGACCCCATCTTCGATGAAATCTGTTGAATTATCGTACCCATAGTAGAGCGCTGGTGCATTGACATGTGTCAATGCACCATCCGGGGATCGGCAAGCCGCGCAGTCCGACTATTTATCATCAGCCGTATTGCCGTGCCGCACGATCGCCAGGGCGCGATCGGCGACGGTCTCCAGCGGATTGTCCGCCGCCACGACATTCCATGCGATGTCGCCGAGATCGTACTGCGTCTGCCGTTCGACGACCGCTGCCGTCGCATCCGAGGCATCCCCCTTTCGTGAGGTGACGCGCGTTTTGAGCAAGTCGGCGTCGGCCGTCAGCCAGATACCCACGAATCGCCGTGGGCCGGATGCCTGCTCGAACTGTGCACGCTCTTCGGGCTTCGCGGCGACGGCGTCCAGGATCACGCTGTGGCCTGCTTCTGAAATCCTTGCTGCCGTCGCTGCCATTTCATCATAGATACGTGTGCTGACGTCCGGCGTGTACCACGAAGGGTCGAGCGGCTGCGTCTCGGCAACACCGGCAAGGCGCTTTCGGATGACGTCCGAGCGCAGGACGACCGCGCCGGGGACCGCCCCGATATAAGGTGCGATCGCATTGGCGACCGATGTCTTGCCGGTACCGGACAAGCCGCCAACAGCGATCATGACCGGCTCGGGCGGCTGCAGATATGTGACGGCCCGGCGAAGATAGTCGGCCGCTTCGACGCGTTTCCGCTTGGCGGCGCCGGCGTCGGTTTGCGCGTCGGCGGCGCTGATGCCGATTTTTGCCCGTACGGCGGCGCGCATGGAAAGAAACAGCGCCAGCGGCTGGACGGCGCCGTAATCGCCCGACAGATCCAGAACGCGGTTCAGAAAGACGTTGGCACCGCCGAGCAGGCCGAACCGGTCGAGGTCCATTAATAGAAATGCGTTGTCATAGGCGGTGTCTATGGTGGCGAGATCATCATCGAATTCCAGCGCGTCGAACAACAGTGGGCCGTCATCTGTGGCGACGACGTTCCCCAGATGCAGGTCGCCGTGACAACGGCGCACATGGCCCTCGGCCGCGCGGCGTTCCAGGTGATCCTCAAGGCGCTCAAGGTGGTCGCGGGACAGGATGGCCAATTGGCTGCGTTGCTCGGCGTCCAAAGTATCGCACCCGGCCAGTTCATCGATATTGCCATCGATCACCGAGCGGACGGCGTCGTATTGGCGTGTTCGTGCTGGAGGTTCGCTGTCGTGAAAGCTGTGGACCCGGTCGGCCAGTTGCTTCAGCAATGCCGGCGCCAATTCGCCGTTCGCCGCCAGTCGGGAGAGCAGGCGGGACTCGTCGAACCGGGACATGACGACAACCCACTCGACGCAGTCCGTACGAGCGGAGTCGCCGTTCGGCTCAATAGGCCCGTTCTGGCCCACTTCCGTCTGGAGATCGCCGAGGCGCAAGCCGTCGGCATCCTCCAGGACCGGCATCAAACCCCGGTAGATTTCCGGCGCTGTGCGGCGATTGAGTCGTATTTCTGCGGCTGCGGCGCGGGCCCTGGCCCCAAGGGTGGAAAAATCCATATAGGGGAATGCTATGCGCCGCTTGATCTTGAAGACCGTCTTGCGCCCGAGCAGGACCAGTGCGCCATGGGTGTCGATCCGCTCCGGCTCGCCCCCCTCTGTCGCGAGCACCGACGTTAGCAGGTCGACGACGCGCGGATCGACATCTTCACCGGCGTCGGTGTCCGGCTCCGGGGCGCGGCGATTCGAACCGGCCCCGCCATTGGGCCACGACTGGCTCATACTGGTGTCCTCCGGTGTTGGTCCAGCGATGCTCAGTTCCGGGACGGCGGCAAATCCATTTCCATAATGGCCATGTGGAAGTCGTAGGAGACCTCGTCGTCCTCGTCGTCCTTGAACACAACACCGATGAACTCTTCGCCGATCATCACTTCTGCGCTGTCATCCTTGGTGTTGCGCATCACCACGGATAGCTGCGGCACGTTGAATTTCGAGCGTAAGTAATCTTGTATTCGGACGACCTCGTTCTGGGTCACGGCGCTCTCCATCTATCGTTTTCGAGTGGTGAATATTCAAGTAGTGAACAGTCGTCATGTCGTTCGTCTGTCTCCGACAGCCATGCGGTGTTCCGATGGCCGATCGGATGGGCCGTGCGATCCCGCCATTTGAGATTGGTATCCTCGTAACGGAACGCAAGCGAAAGCCGCTTCGTGGCGCCGACGGCACGAAGGGCGGCATAAGGGCGCAGCCATAGCAGCGGGCGAACGGCCGGTCAAACCGGGCGGCAACTGCCGGTCCGATTATTTCCGGATCACACGCAGGGCGTTACACGCCGGGAATCACACAAGCGAATCGAGTGTCTGGCGGACGATCTGCACGATCTCGTTCTCGAATCGGTTGTCCAGAGCGGGCGAGGGATCGCCGGGGACGGCGCCGGCATTGAGGACGGTCCGCAGCTCGATGACGGTTGTCGGCACGTAC of Fodinicurvata sp. EGI_FJ10296 contains these proteins:
- a CDS encoding AAA family ATPase — translated: MSQSWPNGGAGSNRRAPEPDTDAGEDVDPRVVDLLTSVLATEGGEPERIDTHGALVLLGRKTVFKIKRRIAFPYMDFSTLGARARAAAAEIRLNRRTAPEIYRGLMPVLEDADGLRLGDLQTEVGQNGPIEPNGDSARTDCVEWVVVMSRFDESRLLSRLAANGELAPALLKQLADRVHSFHDSEPPARTRQYDAVRSVIDGNIDELAGCDTLDAEQRSQLAILSRDHLERLEDHLERRAAEGHVRRCHGDLHLGNVVATDDGPLLFDALEFDDDLATIDTAYDNAFLLMDLDRFGLLGGANVFLNRVLDLSGDYGAVQPLALFLSMRAAVRAKIGISAADAQTDAGAAKRKRVEAADYLRRAVTYLQPPEPVMIAVGGLSGTGKTSVANAIAPYIGAVPGAVVLRSDVIRKRLAGVAETQPLDPSWYTPDVSTRIYDEMAATAARISEAGHSVILDAVAAKPEERAQFEQASGPRRFVGIWLTADADLLKTRVTSRKGDASDATAAVVERQTQYDLGDIAWNVVAADNPLETVADRALAIVRHGNTADDK
- a CDS encoding DUF3126 family protein, translating into MTQNEVVRIQDYLRSKFNVPQLSVVMRNTKDDSAEVMIGEEFIGVVFKDDEDDEVSYDFHMAIMEMDLPPSRN
- a CDS encoding universal stress protein, with the translated sequence MTHSPAYKSILALVSGDDGDAPTLKAAGALAVLFNGHVDIVFARPRAIDLVPTTGEGVSASVIEHLVSAARSETDRRKSVAEESAMAMVQDIGLIAHDAAPGPGKPSYQFREMEGREDDVVVRAGITADVIVLDRAGEKDSPQPLLTIEEALIGTGRPLLIVPSTVPDRLNGSLAVAWSPTPQAAHALAGGMPLLTGAEAVHILTAGTDKTAADAGERIVDNLARHGIEAQSQSVDAGGRAVGAALLSRATDLGAGILIMGGYGHSRWRQMILGGVTNHVLSNATIPVLIAH
- a CDS encoding SDR family oxidoreductase — protein: MTSDRSNTRPTVILTGASRGIGHTTVKRFSDAGWRIITASREDVPAECQRDPNWTHHITADLGDAESRASFIKRATTLLDDGALGALINNAGMSPKTPYKERLGCLNGDIDEWRRVFELNFFTPIELARGFASALAKGPGAIVNVTSIAGHASHPFAGSAYSTSKAALSALTREMAVELGEIGVRVNAVAPGEIETAMLSPETAMLLPRIPLNRLGVPQDVASVIYWLCTSDSAYVTGTEIFVTGGQHLY